One Myxosarcina sp. GI1 genomic window carries:
- a CDS encoding dimethylamine monooxygenase subunit DmmA family protein — MRSVPQPTKLQFNSGSRHLICVENEEAMKTLYIRLDELDRHPQNLQILQVGVTENKRDLDIEQFDSVEKLKVRLTEIFDRAYMGMRFYAIGSEQFVWQLRGFARSFGLSEEEISSEVVGSKARNIYCSNCQTINPQVRTNITTCSSCGIKLEVQEHFSRLKNAYLGICADAENPGELPEVVEVF, encoded by the coding sequence ATGCGTAGCGTTCCCCAACCGACCAAACTTCAGTTTAATTCTGGTTCTCGGCATCTAATTTGTGTGGAGAACGAAGAAGCAATGAAGACACTCTATATCAGACTGGATGAACTCGATCGCCATCCTCAAAATCTCCAAATTTTGCAGGTAGGAGTAACGGAAAATAAACGAGATTTAGATATAGAACAGTTTGATTCGGTAGAAAAATTAAAAGTTAGATTGACCGAAATTTTCGATCGCGCCTACATGGGCATGAGGTTTTATGCGATCGGTTCGGAACAGTTTGTTTGGCAACTCAGAGGTTTTGCCCGCAGTTTTGGGCTGTCTGAGGAGGAAATTAGTTCAGAAGTAGTGGGCAGTAAAGCTAGAAATATTTACTGTTCTAACTGTCAGACTATTAATCCTCAAGTTCGCACTAATATTACTACCTGCTCTAGTTGTGGCATAAAGCTAGAAGTTCAAGAGCATTTTTCGCGCTTAAAAAATGCCTATCTCGGTATCTGTGCCGATGCTGAAAATCCAGGAGAATTGCCCGAAGTTGTAGAGGTTTTTTGA
- a CDS encoding acyl-CoA dehydrogenase family protein, with amino-acid sequence MYISSTKTWNREKFWGLSYDLDPQWVLTPAQQKLQAELIDLCATTLRPNAIESDVDLIYPRENFEALASLGLLGLIVPKKWGGLAENHTCAAMVVETIARYGCPSTAMCYTMHIAAVATALFRAEENLELQKVLQRLDSDVFIGTLSFSDPQTGSHFWYPFSSKAEKVTEGWEVLKKASWTTSAGFADWYVVQTTSPNFDGDYSDLSCFLVYEDEVQAEPKKWDALGLRGNQSGTLLVDNVTIPPERMIGDAGEGAIANDEIVDPFFLLCSSACWNGISLGAMDLAKRHTTKKKHVDVGMRVADYPTIQDYFGEAVMDTNASRSFVFSMAKLMDDLTNNCDWTLHNDATINPRSAYLHWYWQIKFTAAKNVARVTDKMLHACGGTGYKKELGIERYLRDGKAGWVMGPTNEVLRQFVGKFALFDGYEALDYWNQSVNERVLHNEIKKMDATAKKQLAEELLADIAKQESDRQTLVTSSKS; translated from the coding sequence ATGTATATATCCAGCACCAAAACATGGAATAGAGAGAAATTCTGGGGACTGAGTTACGATTTAGACCCGCAGTGGGTTTTAACGCCAGCACAACAAAAATTACAGGCGGAGTTAATCGATCTCTGCGCCACTACTTTGCGTCCCAACGCTATTGAATCGGATGTAGATTTAATTTATCCCCGCGAGAATTTTGAAGCTCTAGCTAGTTTGGGTTTGCTCGGATTAATAGTTCCCAAAAAATGGGGCGGTTTGGCAGAGAACCATACCTGTGCCGCGATGGTAGTCGAAACGATCGCCCGTTATGGTTGTCCGAGTACGGCAATGTGTTACACGATGCACATAGCAGCAGTAGCGACAGCATTATTTCGTGCCGAGGAAAATTTGGAACTGCAAAAAGTTCTCCAGCGTTTGGACTCGGATGTGTTTATTGGAACGCTTTCTTTTTCCGATCCACAGACGGGTTCGCACTTCTGGTATCCTTTTTCTTCTAAGGCAGAAAAAGTAACTGAAGGATGGGAAGTATTAAAAAAAGCTTCCTGGACTACTTCTGCTGGTTTTGCGGACTGGTATGTAGTTCAAACTACCAGTCCCAATTTCGACGGAGATTACTCCGACTTGTCTTGTTTTTTAGTTTACGAAGACGAAGTACAAGCCGAACCCAAAAAATGGGATGCTTTGGGTTTGCGGGGCAATCAGTCGGGAACTTTACTGGTAGATAATGTCACTATTCCTCCAGAAAGAATGATAGGCGATGCAGGAGAAGGCGCGATCGCCAACGATGAAATCGTCGATCCTTTTTTCCTCCTTTGTTCTTCAGCCTGTTGGAACGGCATTTCTTTGGGGGCGATGGATCTTGCCAAACGTCACACGACGAAGAAGAAGCACGTAGACGTAGGAATGCGGGTGGCTGACTATCCTACGATTCAAGACTACTTTGGCGAAGCAGTTATGGATACTAATGCGTCTCGCAGTTTTGTCTTTTCAATGGCAAAGCTCATGGATGACTTAACCAATAATTGCGATTGGACTCTCCATAATGATGCTACTATCAACCCTCGTTCTGCATATTTACATTGGTATTGGCAAATTAAATTTACGGCGGCAAAGAATGTGGCGCGAGTTACGGATAAAATGCTTCATGCCTGTGGCGGAACTGGCTATAAAAAAGAATTGGGAATCGAACGATATTTGCGAGATGGAAAAGCTGGCTGGGTCATGGGTCCTACCAACGAAGTTTTACGCCAATTTGTCGGTAAGTTTGCTTTATTCGACGGTTATGAAGCTCTCGACTATTGGAATCAGTCAGTAAACGAGCGAGTTTTGCACAACGAAATCAAAAAAATGGATGCCACAGCCAAAAAACAGTTAGCCGAAGAATTATTAGCCGACATAGCTAAACAAGAATCAGATCGCCAAACTTTAGTAACCTCAAGTAAAAGTTAA
- a CDS encoding DUF1989 domain-containing protein — MKTTIEREQYTDLPSALGETIAEYRIPPGKAIAYSVRENQYIQIIDVNGSQCSDWLAFNASYLEEEVDNAVTRTLNQTTVPKVGTHSFFYSQKMQPLAEIVMDTCGYHDSFFLACTSRYYEDLGYFQHPSCSENFDRVLKPYGIAARKGWAAVNFFYNTSVDSKGVIKAEPSQSQPGDCVVLRASCDLLCATSSCADDLSSINGDKLTPIHVRIYQQITSHA, encoded by the coding sequence ATGAAAACTACGATCGAGCGAGAACAATATACCGATCTACCATCAGCTTTGGGGGAAACGATTGCCGAATATCGCATTCCGCCTGGTAAGGCGATCGCCTATTCGGTTAGAGAAAACCAATACATTCAAATTATCGATGTCAATGGCTCTCAATGTTCCGACTGGTTGGCTTTTAACGCTTCATATTTAGAAGAAGAAGTAGACAATGCCGTAACTCGAACGCTCAATCAAACTACAGTTCCTAAAGTCGGCACACATAGCTTTTTTTACTCTCAGAAGATGCAGCCCTTGGCAGAGATAGTTATGGATACTTGTGGCTACCACGATAGCTTTTTCCTCGCCTGTACCAGTCGCTATTACGAAGATTTGGGCTATTTCCAGCATCCAAGCTGTAGCGAAAATTTCGATCGGGTACTCAAACCCTACGGAATTGCAGCAAGGAAAGGCTGGGCAGCAGTGAATTTTTTCTATAACACCAGTGTTGACTCTAAAGGAGTAATTAAAGCCGAACCATCGCAATCGCAACCTGGAGACTGCGTTGTCTTAAGAGCTAGCTGCGATTTGCTTTGTGCTACTTCTTCCTGTGCCGACGATCTTAGTTCGATTAACGGCGACAAATTAACTCCCATTCACGTTCGTATCTATCAGCAAATAACATCCCATGCGTAG